A region from the Salidesulfovibrio onnuriiensis genome encodes:
- a CDS encoding HlyD family type I secretion periplasmic adaptor subunit: protein MNIHTIKEKLAILTGHVSGKYQKAQETVCDGIECYKNRYRPKEAEYLSGIDAVLHAPLPTIAWLLPASIMAFFLVFMVWACFSEVEIISPSMGKTVPSSRVQLIQAPELCIIREVLVREGQSVKAGQPLIVFDQTEAEGDVRDLENQLNKLKAQHARLAALADSDDDLMLPYVAPEGVPARLIETEKRIMEAQFESHCADMATLDQGIAQKEAELKEVQAELDKATAMLRFSRQRMERLEQLFADDAVSKSGLEEVEEEWEDRRKSLDVLTQSLRRIEAELGYAIEQRRSSAEQYRHTILTELGDCEQQLVTTEQQFKSAQRRMDLQTLEAPIDGTVLDLAVHTKEGVVEAAAQLMRIVPEDSPLEVEAKILNRDIGFVQPGQHVEVKFDTFEFTKYGSIPGTISKIAHDVILDEQYGPVYRCLIEMERDTINVGAKKVKLIPGMSCQVDVNVGDRRLIEYILTPILRYKSEALRER from the coding sequence ATGAATATCCATACCATTAAAGAGAAACTGGCCATCCTGACCGGCCATGTTTCCGGGAAGTACCAGAAGGCCCAGGAAACCGTCTGCGACGGCATCGAATGCTACAAGAACCGCTACCGTCCCAAGGAGGCGGAATACCTTTCGGGCATTGATGCGGTCCTGCATGCGCCTCTGCCGACCATTGCATGGCTGCTTCCGGCATCCATCATGGCCTTCTTTCTCGTGTTCATGGTCTGGGCCTGTTTCTCGGAGGTGGAAATCATCTCCCCGTCCATGGGCAAAACCGTGCCGTCCAGCCGCGTTCAGCTCATTCAGGCCCCGGAACTGTGCATCATCAGGGAAGTGCTGGTGCGTGAGGGGCAATCCGTCAAGGCAGGCCAGCCGCTTATCGTCTTTGACCAGACAGAGGCCGAAGGTGATGTGCGGGACCTGGAAAACCAGCTCAACAAACTCAAGGCCCAGCACGCCCGGCTCGCGGCCCTGGCCGATTCCGACGACGACCTGATGTTGCCTTACGTGGCTCCGGAGGGGGTGCCTGCCCGGCTGATCGAGACGGAGAAGCGGATCATGGAGGCCCAGTTCGAATCGCACTGCGCGGACATGGCCACCCTGGACCAGGGCATCGCCCAAAAGGAGGCCGAGCTGAAGGAAGTGCAGGCCGAACTGGACAAGGCCACTGCCATGCTCCGGTTCTCGCGCCAGCGCATGGAGCGCCTGGAACAGCTCTTTGCCGACGACGCCGTCTCAAAATCCGGTCTGGAGGAAGTGGAAGAGGAATGGGAAGATCGCCGCAAATCCCTGGACGTGCTCACCCAGTCCCTGCGGCGCATTGAGGCGGAATTGGGCTATGCCATTGAACAGCGCAGATCCTCGGCCGAACAGTACCGCCACACCATCCTGACTGAACTGGGCGACTGCGAGCAGCAGCTCGTGACCACGGAACAGCAGTTTAAATCCGCCCAGCGCCGCATGGACCTGCAAACACTGGAAGCGCCCATCGACGGCACCGTGCTTGATCTGGCCGTACACACCAAGGAAGGCGTGGTCGAGGCTGCCGCGCAACTCATGCGCATCGTCCCCGAGGACAGCCCCCTGGAGGTGGAAGCCAAGATCCTCAACCGGGATATAGGCTTCGTGCAGCCCGGCCAGCATGTGGAAGTCAAATTCGACACCTTCGAATTCACCAAATACGGCTCCATCCCGGGCACCATCAGCAAGATAGCCCACGACGTGATCCTGGACGAGCAGTACGGCCCGGTCTACCGCTGCCTCATCGAGATGGAACGCGACACCATCAACGTGGGAGCCAAGAAAGTGAAACTCATCCCGGGTATGTCCTGCCAGGTGGACGTCAACGTCGGCGACCGCAGGCTCATCGAGTACATCCTCACGCCGATCTTGAGGTATAAGAGCGAGGCGTTGAGGGAACGGTAA
- a CDS encoding toxin-activating lysine-acyltransferase — MGTESAAQAEQIVSGVSEKEQNVAEGSNGNEAHAANPGEKLSKSPHEFLFEIFWLLSQSPNHKYMFIADMEWYLMPPFRLRQIKIFHKEGAPVAYACWAKVSDEVDERLRNGSTKLRPEEWNSGENLWLVDLVTPFGGAEFVVNELKEKVFEGRKMKTWQPAPDGNGLVVVEWN, encoded by the coding sequence ATGGGCACTGAATCTGCCGCGCAAGCGGAACAGATCGTCTCTGGCGTTTCCGAAAAAGAACAGAATGTTGCCGAAGGTTCGAACGGCAACGAAGCGCATGCTGCGAATCCCGGCGAAAAGCTGTCGAAATCGCCGCACGAATTTCTGTTTGAAATCTTCTGGCTGCTCTCGCAGTCTCCCAATCACAAATACATGTTCATTGCCGACATGGAGTGGTACCTCATGCCGCCATTCCGTCTGCGGCAGATCAAGATATTCCACAAGGAGGGCGCGCCCGTGGCTTATGCCTGCTGGGCAAAGGTGAGCGACGAGGTGGACGAGCGTCTGCGCAACGGCTCCACCAAGCTGCGGCCCGAGGAATGGAATTCCGGCGAGAATCTCTGGCTTGTTGATCTGGTTACGCCGTTTGGCGGGGCCGAGTTTGTGGTCAATGAGTTAAAAGAGAAAGTTTTTGAGGGAAGGAAAATGAAAACCTGGCAGCCCGCGCCTGATGGTAATGGACTGGTAGTGGTGGAGTGGAACTAA
- a CDS encoding peptidase domain-containing ABC transporter, producing MGIETHAAAQAADGQEQPTVDTGLACVALALHLLELPADVQDIRRKTGIYHQFKISDIIRAAEEHGGKGARQETNWDRLLKLRFPVILGLKDDGFILAAKAEGDKLLIRDPQEKGSKLLSREELEEIWTGQAVLLARADGKKVTEDAFGFKWFIPGLLRQRSVLSQVMAASFFVQIFAMITPLFTMVIIDKVLSTGGMSTLDVLVIGLIIITIFDFIIGSFRSYMFRHMTNRIDVELVARLFKHMTHLPLSFYTSRKTGDTVARTRELETIRNFLTGPALTAMTDFLFAGLFLAVMYWFSPLLTLVVVISIAALLLLYGLLAPVLKGRLQKKFNSNADNQSFLVEMITGMETLKSMAVEPQMQRQWEEQVVEHTKHSRESENLSNIISMLSGMLNKLVVAISLWIGAKLVIAGQLTPGGLIAFNMMVGRVLSPAMRIAQLFQHIQQAKVSTKRVGDILNAQPEPSRGNAQNLPAIKGRVEFQNITFKYGPDAPNALEEVNFEVQPGEIIGLIGSSGSGKSTIVRLIQRLYSPQQGRILVDGINIAQIDPTWLRRQIGVVPQESVLFNRSIRDNIALSNPSLSIAQVEKAAQLAGADDFVRALPEAYDTVVGERGATLSAGQRQRIAIARALVNNPRILIFDEATSALDYESEQIVQRNMQAICQGRTVFIIAHRLSTVRIASRIFTVENGRIVEQGSPRALLQANGRFAQLHAIHDGGEA from the coding sequence ATGGGTATTGAAACGCACGCAGCCGCACAGGCGGCTGACGGGCAGGAGCAGCCGACGGTGGACACCGGCCTGGCTTGTGTCGCCCTGGCATTGCACCTGCTCGAACTCCCTGCCGATGTCCAGGACATCCGCAGGAAAACCGGCATCTATCATCAATTCAAGATAAGCGACATCATCCGCGCCGCCGAAGAACACGGCGGCAAGGGCGCACGGCAGGAAACCAACTGGGACCGGCTTCTCAAGCTGCGCTTCCCGGTGATCCTGGGCCTCAAGGACGACGGCTTCATCCTGGCCGCCAAGGCCGAGGGCGACAAACTACTCATCCGCGACCCGCAGGAAAAAGGCTCCAAGCTACTTTCCCGCGAGGAGCTGGAAGAGATCTGGACCGGCCAGGCAGTGCTGCTGGCCCGGGCCGACGGCAAGAAGGTCACCGAGGACGCATTCGGCTTCAAGTGGTTCATCCCGGGCCTGCTCCGCCAGCGCAGCGTACTCAGCCAGGTCATGGCCGCGTCCTTCTTCGTGCAGATCTTCGCCATGATCACCCCGCTCTTCACCATGGTCATCATCGACAAGGTGCTTAGCACCGGCGGCATGTCCACCCTGGACGTGCTGGTCATAGGACTGATCATAATCACCATCTTCGATTTCATCATCGGCTCCTTCCGCAGCTACATGTTCCGACACATGACCAACCGCATCGATGTGGAGCTGGTGGCCCGGCTGTTCAAGCATATGACCCACCTGCCGCTCAGCTTCTACACTTCGCGCAAAACCGGCGACACCGTGGCCCGCACCCGGGAGCTGGAAACCATCCGCAACTTCCTGACCGGCCCGGCGCTCACCGCCATGACCGACTTCCTGTTCGCGGGACTGTTCCTGGCAGTCATGTACTGGTTCAGCCCGCTGCTGACCCTGGTTGTGGTCATCTCCATCGCCGCCCTGCTGCTGCTTTACGGGCTGCTGGCCCCGGTGCTCAAGGGACGCCTGCAGAAGAAATTCAATTCCAACGCGGACAACCAGTCCTTCCTGGTGGAAATGATCACCGGCATGGAAACCCTGAAATCCATGGCCGTGGAACCGCAGATGCAGCGCCAATGGGAAGAACAGGTGGTGGAGCACACCAAGCATTCCCGCGAATCCGAAAACCTTTCCAACATCATCTCCATGCTCTCGGGCATGCTCAACAAGCTGGTGGTGGCCATCTCCCTGTGGATCGGCGCAAAGCTGGTCATCGCGGGCCAGCTGACGCCCGGCGGACTCATCGCCTTCAACATGATGGTGGGCCGCGTACTCTCCCCAGCCATGCGCATCGCCCAGCTCTTCCAGCATATCCAGCAGGCCAAGGTCTCCACCAAGCGCGTGGGCGATATCCTCAACGCCCAGCCCGAACCGTCCAGGGGCAACGCCCAAAACCTACCCGCCATCAAGGGCAGGGTGGAGTTCCAGAACATTACCTTCAAATACGGCCCGGACGCACCCAACGCCCTGGAAGAGGTCAACTTTGAGGTACAGCCCGGCGAAATCATCGGGCTCATCGGATCGTCCGGCTCGGGCAAAAGCACCATCGTGCGGCTCATCCAGCGCCTCTACTCTCCCCAGCAAGGCCGCATCCTGGTGGACGGCATCAACATCGCCCAGATCGACCCGACCTGGCTGCGCCGCCAGATCGGCGTGGTTCCCCAGGAAAGCGTGCTCTTCAACCGCTCCATCCGCGACAACATCGCGCTGAGCAATCCGAGCCTGAGCATCGCGCAGGTGGAAAAGGCCGCGCAGCTCGCCGGTGCCGACGACTTTGTCCGCGCCCTGCCCGAGGCATACGACACCGTGGTGGGTGAACGCGGCGCAACGCTTTCCGCCGGGCAGCGCCAGCGCATCGCCATTGCCCGGGCCCTGGTGAACAACCCGCGCATCCTCATCTTCGACGAGGCCACCAGCGCCCTGGATTACGAATCCGAGCAGATCGTACAGCGAAACATGCAGGCCATCTGCCAGGGCCGGACCGTGTTCATCATCGCCCACAGGCTCTCCACCGTACGTATAGCAAGCCGCATCTTCACCGTGGAGAACGGCCGCATCGTGGAACAGGGCAGCCCCCGGGCCCTGCTGCAGGCCAACGGGCGCTTTGCCCAGCTTCACGCCATCCACGACGGAGGTGAAGCGTAA
- a CDS encoding LysR family transcriptional regulator codes for MNETSLRVFAAICDTGSFTKAANEMFITQPAVSRHIQALEHHYGVELFERQGRTVSLTANGEILRAKTRELFSLHDELEGLFDDIVELRRGRITIAASATMASYLLPDAIISFRQLYPGIQIEMLAGNTHEVNRLVEEGLADMGFAGSAGMDRRRLSKTIVHKDPLVMVAAAKDTLCGQDNLRPHDMVDHTFVWREKGTQTRLYARSLFKNTKMNESGMMVGRIETAKKFAARSGYITALPEITVKQEISDGILARLNVVGFKYTVHFDVVINAARRPSMAAQSFLQHLSKRNELSHACGLKKMLELYD; via the coding sequence ATGAATGAGACATCGCTAAGGGTATTCGCAGCCATATGTGATACTGGCAGCTTTACGAAAGCTGCCAATGAAATGTTCATAACTCAGCCCGCTGTGAGCAGGCATATCCAGGCGCTGGAGCACCATTACGGCGTGGAGTTGTTTGAACGTCAGGGGCGAACCGTATCCTTGACAGCCAATGGCGAGATATTGCGGGCGAAAACCAGAGAGCTTTTTTCGCTTCACGATGAGCTGGAAGGCCTTTTTGACGATATTGTTGAGCTCCGGCGGGGAAGGATAACAATTGCGGCTTCAGCGACCATGGCTTCTTACCTATTGCCGGATGCGATTATCTCATTTCGGCAGCTCTATCCGGGTATTCAAATAGAAATGCTCGCAGGCAATACCCATGAAGTGAACCGTCTCGTTGAAGAAGGGTTGGCTGATATGGGGTTTGCAGGGAGTGCGGGTATGGACCGCCGCCGGTTGAGTAAAACCATCGTACATAAAGATCCATTGGTGATGGTTGCCGCGGCAAAGGATACATTATGCGGTCAGGATAATTTACGGCCTCATGACATGGTCGATCATACATTTGTTTGGCGCGAAAAGGGTACTCAGACGAGATTGTATGCGCGTAGCCTGTTCAAAAATACGAAAATGAACGAAAGTGGGATGATGGTTGGCAGGATTGAGACGGCAAAAAAATTTGCCGCAAGGTCTGGATACATAACTGCTTTGCCGGAAATAACCGTGAAACAGGAAATAAGTGATGGTATACTTGCTAGACTGAATGTTGTGGGCTTTAAATACACGGTCCATTTTGATGTGGTTATCAATGCTGCACGTCGTCCAAGTATGGCGGCACAGTCCTTTTTACAACATTTATCGAAACGTAATGAATTGTCACACGCCTGCGGGCTGAAAAAAATGTTGGAGCTTTATGATTAA
- a CDS encoding CYTH domain-containing protein — protein MGKEIERKFLLVGEEWKALAKGTHYRQGYLNSVKERTVRVRTIDDKGFLTIKGITTGATRVEYEYEIPHAECTEMLDDLAEKPIIEKARYKIKFEGFIWEVDEFFGVNAGLVVAEIELESEDQQFEKPSWVGEEVTGDPRYFNSNLVKTPYTTW, from the coding sequence ATGGGAAAAGAAATCGAACGTAAATTCCTCCTGGTGGGAGAAGAGTGGAAAGCACTGGCAAAGGGCACCCACTACCGTCAGGGCTACCTGAACAGTGTCAAAGAACGCACGGTGCGCGTCCGCACTATCGACGACAAGGGTTTTCTGACTATCAAGGGTATCACAACTGGCGCTACCCGAGTGGAATACGAATATGAAATTCCCCACGCGGAATGCACCGAGATGCTTGATGACCTCGCCGAGAAACCCATCATCGAAAAGGCCCGTTACAAAATAAAATTCGAAGGATTCATCTGGGAAGTGGATGAATTCTTTGGTGTGAACGCAGGGCTGGTCGTGGCCGAAATCGAACTGGAAAGCGAAGACCAGCAGTTCGAAAAACCGTCCTGGGTAGGAGAAGAGGTCACGGGTGACCCGCGCTACTTCAACTCCAACCTCGTAAAAACCCCCTACACCACCTGGTAG